Proteins encoded by one window of Pseudomonas tructae:
- a CDS encoding RNA polymerase sigma factor: protein MSSWNTQIARLFAEHKKALEAFVARRTGNAQVAADLTQESFLRLARLPADKKIDNLPAFLFTIASNLVRDHQRQSIRRERLDGGEPSEELACETPGADEQLSVLQEQALMHEAIQALPEATRDIFLLYHVDECSYREIGERLHISPRSVEYQLRRALIECRAFIKARLFSGTPGPRP from the coding sequence GTGTCTTCGTGGAATACGCAGATTGCCCGCTTGTTCGCCGAGCACAAGAAAGCGCTGGAAGCCTTTGTTGCGCGCCGTACCGGCAATGCTCAGGTGGCAGCCGACCTGACCCAGGAATCATTCCTGCGCCTGGCGCGGTTGCCTGCCGACAAGAAGATCGACAATCTGCCGGCCTTCCTCTTCACCATTGCCAGCAACCTGGTGCGTGACCATCAGCGTCAATCCATTCGCCGCGAGCGCCTCGACGGCGGCGAACCCAGCGAGGAGCTGGCCTGCGAAACGCCCGGTGCCGACGAGCAATTGTCTGTGCTGCAGGAGCAAGCCCTGATGCACGAGGCCATTCAAGCCTTGCCCGAGGCGACCCGCGATATCTTCCTGCTTTATCATGTCGACGAATGTTCCTACCGGGAAATTGGCGAACGGCTGCACATTTCCCCGCGTAGTGTCGAATACCAATTGCGCCGTGCGCTGATCGAATGTCGGGCCTTCATCAAGGCGCGGCTGTTCAGCGGCACGCCGGGGCCGCGTCCATGA
- a CDS encoding FecR family protein — MTDPHATDADDVFDQASGWYYRLQADDVTAEEREAFTAWLAKGPAQAQAWDEVLGLLGALRESARQIRQAQHARWRRPRRQLWASAAAVLLMIGLLALSPWPDRWRADYATATGESRSIALADGSQLQLNTDTALQVELADGERRVRLLRGEAWFEVSRDPARPFVIRSGDGWVKVVGTRFSVARQGEQTRVRVAQGKVQVSADNQQSVLLEPGRAVEYRGAQLSREHAFDVAAEFAWRQRQLVFREQPLAEVVDALNRYWPGQTLVLGERLRQRKVSGVFEIDKPDAVLRALTHTLGLHAEHYTPYLRVLREG; from the coding sequence ATGACCGACCCTCATGCCACGGACGCCGACGATGTGTTCGACCAAGCCAGTGGCTGGTACTACCGCCTGCAGGCTGACGACGTCACGGCCGAGGAGCGCGAGGCGTTCACAGCCTGGCTGGCCAAAGGGCCGGCCCAGGCTCAGGCCTGGGACGAGGTGCTTGGCCTGCTGGGTGCCTTGCGTGAGTCGGCGCGGCAGATTCGCCAGGCCCAGCACGCGCGCTGGCGCCGGCCACGGCGGCAGCTCTGGGCCAGTGCTGCGGCCGTGCTGTTGATGATTGGTTTGCTGGCGTTAAGCCCCTGGCCGGACCGCTGGCGCGCCGACTATGCCACCGCCACCGGGGAGTCGCGCAGCATCGCCCTGGCAGACGGTTCGCAACTTCAGCTCAACACCGACACGGCCCTGCAGGTCGAGCTGGCCGATGGCGAGCGACGGGTGCGCTTGTTACGTGGCGAGGCCTGGTTCGAGGTCAGCCGTGACCCGGCAAGGCCGTTTGTGATTCGCTCCGGTGATGGCTGGGTCAAGGTTGTCGGTACGCGCTTCAGCGTCGCCCGGCAAGGCGAGCAAACCCGCGTGCGAGTGGCCCAGGGCAAGGTCCAGGTCAGCGCCGACAACCAGCAGTCCGTGCTGCTCGAACCTGGCCGCGCCGTCGAGTACCGCGGCGCTCAGTTGAGTCGCGAGCATGCCTTCGATGTGGCCGCTGAGTTCGCCTGGCGCCAACGCCAGTTGGTGTTCCGCGAGCAGCCGCTGGCCGAGGTGGTCGATGCCCTTAACCGATACTGGCCGGGGCAGACCCTGGTGCTGGGCGAGCGCCTGCGCCAGCGCAAGGTCTCGGGGGTCTTCGAGATCGACAAGCCTGATGCCGTGCTCAGGGCCTTGACCCACACCTTGGGCTTGCACGCCGAGCATTACACGCCGTACCTGCGGGTATTGCGCGAAGGTTGA
- a CDS encoding TonB-dependent siderophore receptor, which translates to MENTTATRRLPGLPTLLSLAIALGCGTLAMPTLAAPAAQAQVYRFEIPAQSLDAALAAFSAVTRVQVLVGAEVTQGLRSPGLNGSYPQDQALARLLAGTGLSASYIDRDSVTLEKRQGKDDALQLGATMVGGKVLGATTEGSQSYTTGALTIGKGEQKLKDIPQSVSVVTRQRMDDQNMNSLQDAMRQVTGATIKSYNSGSSLNDVYVRGFLVDQVQVDGVSQMTGQGDLMTSFDLAMFDRVEVLRGPSGLYQGAGEPGGTINLVRKRALGQFALSGELSAGSYDHYHSTVDITGPLNSDGSLRGRFVTAYEDNKSFVDYAQNERPMVYGRLEYDVTPDTTLSLGGAYQKNHSTPAFGLPAYANGKLLDVKRSTFVDAKWNELDEHVWESFFEADHTLDNGGQFKTSLTYRDAETPTRNFTWSDGAVDPATGASSAVAYSYYTHIKTLGLDSFVTLPVEAFGRTHELTVGAEYQHLDKDFTYGGGEYFDTNVFDPGSINIPKQKYEMDNGNWSKSHQYGLYARTKISATDWLDVILGSRVTWFDSEAHNANAFFNNFSNTETNINRKVIPYAALIAKLTPELSAYASYTSVFKPQTDVDSGGQTIAPRKGKQYEIGLKREFFDGRLNGSVALFRIYDENRAELVANSQYYEPQGKIRSQGWETELSGNLTDNWSISTGYAFTMLKSLSGEDTNQGTTITPKHNFNLWTNYEFTDGPLKDFSVGGGVRAVSATYYKRDVDFVQGGYALTTAQVGYKFNDNLSAKLTANNLFDRTYYERVDSSWGSNFYGEPRNLTLTLRAKY; encoded by the coding sequence ATGGAAAACACCACTGCCACCCGGCGCCTGCCCGGCCTGCCGACCCTGTTGAGCCTGGCCATTGCCCTGGGCTGCGGCACCTTGGCGATGCCGACCCTGGCCGCACCTGCCGCGCAAGCGCAGGTCTATCGCTTCGAGATCCCGGCGCAATCGCTGGATGCGGCGCTGGCAGCCTTCAGCGCGGTGACCCGGGTGCAGGTGCTGGTCGGTGCCGAGGTGACCCAGGGCCTGCGCTCCCCAGGCTTGAATGGCAGTTATCCACAGGACCAAGCCCTGGCCAGGCTGTTGGCCGGCACTGGCCTGAGCGCAAGCTACATCGACCGCGACAGCGTGACCCTGGAAAAACGCCAGGGCAAAGACGACGCGTTGCAGTTGGGGGCGACCATGGTCGGCGGCAAGGTGCTCGGCGCCACCACCGAAGGGAGCCAGTCCTACACCACGGGCGCGCTGACCATCGGCAAGGGCGAACAGAAGCTCAAGGATATTCCGCAGTCGGTGTCGGTCGTTACTCGTCAGCGCATGGACGACCAGAACATGAACAGCCTGCAGGACGCCATGCGTCAGGTCACCGGGGCAACTATCAAGAGCTACAACTCCGGCTCCAGCCTCAATGACGTGTACGTGCGCGGCTTTCTGGTCGACCAGGTGCAGGTCGACGGCGTTTCGCAAATGACCGGCCAGGGCGACCTGATGACCAGCTTCGACCTGGCGATGTTCGACCGGGTCGAAGTGTTGCGCGGGCCCTCCGGCCTGTATCAGGGCGCCGGTGAACCCGGCGGCACCATCAACCTGGTGCGCAAGCGCGCCCTCGGCCAATTCGCCCTCAGTGGCGAGCTGTCGGCAGGCTCCTATGATCACTACCATTCGACCGTGGACATCACCGGCCCGCTCAACAGCGACGGCAGCCTGCGCGGGCGCTTTGTCACTGCCTATGAAGACAATAAATCCTTCGTCGATTACGCCCAGAACGAGCGGCCGATGGTCTACGGCCGGCTTGAGTACGACGTGACCCCGGACACCACCCTGTCGTTGGGCGGCGCCTATCAGAAGAACCATTCCACCCCCGCCTTCGGCTTGCCGGCCTATGCCAACGGCAAGCTGCTGGACGTGAAACGCTCGACCTTTGTCGACGCCAAGTGGAACGAGCTGGACGAGCATGTGTGGGAAAGCTTCTTCGAGGCCGATCACACCCTGGACAACGGTGGCCAGTTCAAGACCTCGCTGACCTACCGCGACGCGGAAACCCCGACCCGCAACTTCACCTGGAGCGACGGCGCGGTAGACCCGGCCACGGGTGCCAGTTCGGCGGTGGCTTACTCCTACTACACCCACATCAAGACGCTGGGCCTGGACAGCTTCGTGACCTTGCCGGTGGAAGCCTTCGGTCGTACCCACGAATTGACCGTGGGCGCCGAGTACCAGCACCTGGACAAGGACTTCACCTACGGCGGCGGTGAATACTTCGACACCAATGTCTTTGACCCGGGCAGCATCAATATCCCCAAGCAGAAGTACGAGATGGACAACGGCAACTGGTCCAAGTCGCACCAGTACGGCCTTTATGCCCGCACCAAGATCAGCGCCACCGACTGGCTGGACGTGATCCTCGGCAGCCGGGTGACCTGGTTCGATAGCGAAGCGCACAACGCCAACGCCTTCTTCAACAACTTCAGCAACACCGAGACCAACATCAACCGCAAGGTCATCCCTTACGCGGCGCTGATCGCCAAGCTGACCCCGGAACTGTCGGCCTATGCCAGCTACACCAGCGTGTTCAAGCCGCAGACCGATGTCGACAGCGGGGGCCAGACCATTGCGCCGCGCAAAGGCAAACAGTACGAAATCGGCCTCAAGCGCGAGTTCTTCGATGGCCGTTTGAACGGCAGCGTGGCGCTGTTTCGCATCTATGACGAAAACCGTGCCGAGCTTGTGGCCAACAGTCAGTACTACGAGCCCCAGGGCAAGATTCGCAGCCAGGGCTGGGAAACCGAGCTGAGCGGCAACCTTACCGACAACTGGAGCATCAGCACCGGTTATGCCTTCACCATGCTCAAGTCGCTGAGCGGCGAGGACACCAACCAGGGCACCACCATCACGCCCAAGCACAACTTCAACCTGTGGACGAACTACGAGTTTACCGACGGGCCACTGAAGGACTTCAGCGTGGGGGGTGGGGTGCGTGCGGTGAGTGCCACGTACTACAAGCGTGACGTGGATTTTGTTCAGGGCGGTTATGCCCTTACCACAGCTCAGGTTGGGTACAAGTTCAACGACAACCTGTCGGCGAAGCTGACGGCCAACAACCTGTTTGATCGGACCTACTATGAGCGCGTGGACAGTTCGTGGGGGTCGAACTTCTATGGCGAGCCGCGCAACCTGACGTTGACCTTGCGCGCCAAGTACTGA
- the ilvD gene encoding dihydroxy-acid dehydratase has translation MPDYRSKTSTHGRNMAGARALWRATGMKDEDFKKPIIAIANSFTQFVPGHVHLKDLGQLVAREIERAGGVAKEFNTIAVDDGIAMGHDGMLYSLPSREIIADSVEYMVNAHCADAIVCISNCDKITPGMLMAALRLNIPVIFVSGGPMEAGKTKLASHGLDLVDAMVIAADSTASDEKVAEYERSACPTCGSCSGMFTANSMNCLTEALGLALPGNGSTLATHSDREQLFLQAGRTIVELCKRFYGDNDQSVLPRNIANFKAFENAMMLDIAMGGSTNTILHLLAAAQEAEIDFDLRDIDRLSRKVPQLCKVAPNIQKYHMEDVHRAGGIFSILGSLARGGLLHTDLPTVHSPSMEEAIAKWDITQTSDEAVHHFFKAGPAGIPTQTAFSQSTRWETLDDDRENGCIRSVEHAYSQEGGLAVLYGNIALDGCVVKTAGVDESIHVFEGNAKIFESQDSAVRGILADEVKAGDIVIIRYEGPKGGPGMQEMLYPTSYLKSKGLGKACALLTDGRFSGGTSGLSIGHASPEAAAGGAIGLVQDGDKVLIDIPNRSINLLVSDEELAARRVEQDKKGWKPVEVRPRKVTTALKAYALLATSADKGAVRNKALLDGL, from the coding sequence ATGCCTGATTACCGCTCGAAAACGTCCACCCACGGCCGCAATATGGCCGGCGCCCGCGCCCTCTGGCGTGCCACCGGGATGAAGGACGAAGATTTCAAGAAACCGATCATCGCCATCGCCAACTCCTTCACCCAGTTCGTCCCGGGCCATGTGCACCTGAAGGACCTGGGCCAGTTGGTAGCCCGCGAGATCGAGCGCGCCGGTGGCGTGGCCAAGGAATTCAACACCATCGCGGTCGACGACGGCATCGCCATGGGCCATGACGGCATGCTCTATTCGCTGCCAAGCCGCGAGATCATTGCCGACTCGGTCGAGTACATGGTCAACGCCCACTGCGCCGACGCCATCGTCTGTATTTCCAACTGCGACAAGATCACCCCCGGCATGCTGATGGCTGCCCTGCGCCTTAACATCCCGGTGATCTTCGTCTCCGGTGGGCCGATGGAAGCCGGTAAGACCAAACTGGCCAGCCACGGCCTGGACCTGGTCGATGCCATGGTGATTGCCGCCGACTCCACCGCCAGCGACGAAAAGGTCGCCGAGTACGAACGCAGCGCCTGCCCGACCTGTGGTTCGTGCTCAGGCATGTTCACCGCCAACTCGATGAACTGCCTGACCGAAGCCCTAGGCCTGGCCCTGCCGGGCAACGGTTCGACCCTGGCCACCCACAGCGACCGCGAGCAACTGTTCCTGCAGGCTGGCCGTACCATCGTCGAGCTGTGCAAGCGCTTCTACGGTGACAACGACCAGAGCGTGCTGCCGCGCAACATCGCCAACTTCAAGGCGTTCGAGAACGCCATGATGCTCGACATCGCCATGGGCGGTTCGACCAACACCATCTTGCACCTGCTGGCTGCCGCCCAGGAAGCCGAGATCGACTTCGACCTGCGCGACATCGATCGCCTGTCGCGCAAAGTGCCGCAACTGTGCAAGGTGGCGCCGAACATCCAGAAGTACCACATGGAAGACGTCCACCGCGCCGGCGGCATCTTCAGCATTCTCGGCTCGCTGGCCCGCGGCGGCCTGCTGCACACCGACCTGCCGACCGTGCACAGCCCGAGCATGGAAGAAGCCATCGCCAAGTGGGACATCACCCAGACCAGCGATGAAGCGGTTCACCACTTCTTCAAGGCCGGCCCCGCGGGCATCCCGACCCAGACCGCGTTCAGCCAGTCGACCCGCTGGGAAACCCTGGACGACGACCGTGAGAATGGCTGCATCCGCAGCGTCGAGCACGCCTACTCGCAAGAAGGCGGCCTGGCGGTGCTGTACGGCAACATCGCCCTGGACGGTTGTGTGGTGAAAACCGCCGGCGTCGACGAGTCGATCCACGTCTTCGAAGGCAACGCCAAGATCTTCGAAAGCCAGGACAGCGCCGTACGCGGCATCCTTGCTGACGAAGTGAAAGCTGGCGACATCGTCATCATCCGCTACGAAGGCCCCAAAGGCGGCCCGGGCATGCAAGAGATGCTCTACCCGACCTCGTACCTCAAGTCCAAAGGCCTGGGCAAAGCCTGCGCCTTGCTCACTGACGGTCGCTTCTCGGGTGGCACCTCGGGCCTGTCGATCGGCCACGCGTCACCTGAAGCGGCTGCCGGCGGCGCTATCGGCCTGGTGCAGGATGGTGACAAGGTGCTGATCGACATCCCCAACCGCTCGATCAACCTCTTGGTCAGCGATGAAGAGCTGGCGGCGCGGCGTGTCGAGCAGGACAAGAAAGGCTGGAAGCCGGTGGAAGTGCGACCACGTAAAGTGACCACTGCGCTCAAGGCCTATGCCCTGCTGGCCACCAGTGCCGACAAGGGCGCGGTGCGCAACAAGGCGCTGCTGGACGGGCTGTAA
- a CDS encoding DUF4153 domain-containing protein, translating into MPATSRSLLFYLAIGLIQGLVFLFARHIQIDIAGLPFGLCSAVLVAGVNLQLLGSAVLQRGTGWLVLGLTLLIGFISSWTFSQDTLGWVWQSSWLAAVVLAYICTAFILSWPTREGLRPRYEDLFRHAWNNVFIVLLALLFTLLFWLLLWLCGRLFLMLGIPQVEDVLTSAPVLRIGLAVVFSLGMRMGLENEKVIGLLRGVLLTLCRVLLPLSALIAVLFSLALPFTGLQPVWNTGYSTTILLLLVATNLFLLNGVFQDGHQANPYPGVLKRLVEACLLCLPVLVALAAYSSWLRVDQYGLTPERILALLLIGVMQVHSLAALWAVFASRQGWLHSLRVSNPWIALLSAVLVVLFYTPLLNPLQISANNQVERLLSGRTAIQEFDARTLYHRLGKPGREAFKALEARLKTDELFDAQGREKLLGIMDEAHVRYAEDTRGPKLEWLGPEQPGSEAFAQMVMAQSQCGGRGCFLWGVDMDGDGRNEVLMIPRHTYASSVFLFAREGEGEWREVGSLHSIRDNTERLVQLIRNGQMKPVMPRYKTLTLDGDDLTWQPNR; encoded by the coding sequence ATGCCTGCGACAAGTCGATCTTTACTGTTTTACCTGGCCATCGGCCTGATACAGGGCCTGGTGTTCCTCTTCGCCAGGCACATCCAAATCGATATCGCCGGGCTGCCATTCGGCCTCTGCTCTGCGGTGCTGGTGGCCGGGGTCAACCTGCAACTGCTCGGCAGCGCGGTACTGCAACGCGGTACGGGCTGGCTGGTACTGGGCCTGACCCTGCTGATTGGCTTTATCAGCAGCTGGACCTTCAGCCAGGACACCCTGGGCTGGGTCTGGCAAAGCTCGTGGCTGGCTGCGGTTGTCCTTGCTTATATCTGCACCGCCTTCATTCTCAGCTGGCCAACCCGCGAAGGGCTGCGGCCGCGTTATGAAGACTTGTTCCGGCATGCCTGGAACAACGTCTTCATTGTCCTCCTGGCGTTGCTGTTTACCTTGTTGTTCTGGCTGCTGCTGTGGCTGTGTGGGCGTTTGTTCCTGATGCTCGGCATCCCCCAGGTCGAAGACGTGCTGACTTCGGCCCCCGTGTTGCGTATCGGGCTGGCAGTGGTGTTCTCCTTGGGCATGCGCATGGGCCTTGAGAACGAAAAGGTCATCGGCCTGCTGCGCGGCGTCTTGCTGACCCTGTGCCGGGTGCTGCTGCCGCTCAGTGCACTGATCGCCGTATTGTTCAGCTTGGCCCTGCCATTTACCGGGCTGCAGCCAGTTTGGAACACTGGCTATTCGACCACCATTCTGTTGTTGCTGGTGGCGACCAATCTGTTTTTGCTCAACGGCGTGTTCCAGGATGGCCATCAGGCCAATCCCTATCCGGGCGTGCTCAAGCGTCTGGTCGAGGCCTGCCTGCTGTGCTTGCCGGTGCTGGTAGCACTCGCTGCCTACTCAAGCTGGTTGCGGGTCGATCAATACGGCCTGACGCCTGAGCGCATCCTCGCCCTGCTGTTGATCGGCGTGATGCAGGTACATAGCCTGGCCGCACTCTGGGCGGTGTTCGCATCGCGCCAGGGCTGGCTGCACAGCTTGCGGGTGAGCAACCCGTGGATTGCCCTGCTCAGTGCGGTGCTTGTGGTGCTGTTCTACACGCCACTGTTGAACCCTCTGCAGATCAGTGCGAACAACCAGGTCGAGCGCCTGCTTAGCGGGCGCACCGCGATCCAGGAATTCGATGCCAGAACCTTGTACCACCGCCTTGGCAAGCCGGGACGCGAGGCGTTCAAGGCGCTGGAAGCGCGGCTCAAAACGGATGAGCTGTTCGACGCACAAGGTCGGGAAAAGCTGCTGGGGATCATGGATGAAGCCCATGTCCGGTATGCCGAAGACACTCGCGGCCCGAAACTCGAATGGCTGGGGCCTGAGCAACCTGGCAGCGAGGCGTTCGCCCAAATGGTCATGGCCCAGAGCCAGTGCGGCGGCAGGGGGTGCTTTCTGTGGGGGGTGGACATGGACGGCGACGGGCGCAACGAAGTGCTGATGATCCCGCGGCATACCTATGCGTCGAGCGTTTTCCTGTTTGCCCGTGAGGGCGAGGGTGAGTGGCGCGAGGTCGGTAGTCTGCACAGCATTCGCGATAACACCGAGCGACTGGTTCAATTGATCCGCAATGGGCAGATGAAACCGGTGATGCCGCGTTACAAGACGCTGACCCTCGATGGCGACGATTTGACCTGGCAGCCTAACCGCTAG
- a CDS encoding class I SAM-dependent rRNA methyltransferase: MSLPSLRLKANADRRLRAGHLWVYSNEIDVAATPLHGFKAGDQAILETAGGKALGVVAMSPNNLICARLLSRDAKLALDKSLLVHRINVALSLRERLFDKPFYRLVYGDSDLLPGLVVDRFGDILVVQLASATMEQHKDDVIAALVQVLKPTGILFKNDSAARDAEGLGRYVETVFGLVPEWVALEENGVKFEAPVMEGQKTGWFYDHRMNRARLAPYVKGKRVLDLFSYIGGWGVQAGAFGASEVFCVDASGFALDGVERNAGLNGIAEKLTCIEGDVFEALKELKASEERFDVIVADPPAFIKRKKDLKNGEGAYRRLNEQAMRLLTKDGILVSASCSMHLPEDDLQNILLTSARHLDRNIQLLERGGQGPDHPVHPAIPETRYIKSITCRLLPNS; encoded by the coding sequence ATGTCCCTGCCCAGCCTTCGTCTCAAAGCCAATGCCGACCGCCGCCTGCGCGCCGGCCACCTGTGGGTCTACAGCAACGAAATCGACGTCGCCGCGACCCCGCTGCATGGCTTCAAGGCCGGTGACCAGGCGATCCTCGAAACGGCTGGCGGCAAGGCCCTGGGCGTCGTCGCCATGAGCCCGAACAACCTGATCTGCGCCCGCCTGCTGTCGCGCGACGCCAAGCTTGCGCTGGATAAATCGCTGCTGGTGCACCGCATCAACGTTGCCCTGTCGCTGCGCGAGCGCCTGTTCGACAAGCCGTTCTACCGCCTGGTGTACGGCGACTCCGACTTGCTGCCGGGCCTGGTGGTCGATCGCTTCGGCGACATTCTGGTGGTCCAGCTCGCTTCGGCGACCATGGAGCAACACAAGGATGACGTGATTGCTGCGCTGGTCCAGGTGCTCAAGCCAACCGGCATTCTGTTCAAGAATGATTCGGCCGCGCGCGATGCCGAAGGCCTGGGTCGTTACGTTGAAACCGTATTCGGCCTGGTGCCGGAATGGGTTGCCCTGGAAGAGAACGGCGTGAAGTTCGAAGCCCCGGTGATGGAAGGCCAGAAGACCGGCTGGTTCTACGACCACCGCATGAACCGCGCGCGCCTGGCGCCGTACGTCAAGGGCAAGCGCGTGCTCGACCTGTTCAGCTACATCGGTGGCTGGGGCGTGCAGGCCGGTGCCTTTGGCGCCAGCGAAGTGTTCTGCGTCGATGCCTCCGGCTTTGCCCTGGACGGCGTCGAGCGTAACGCCGGTCTCAACGGCATCGCTGAAAAGCTGACCTGCATCGAAGGCGACGTGTTCGAAGCCCTGAAAGAGCTCAAGGCTTCCGAAGAGCGCTTTGACGTGATCGTGGCCGACCCGCCCGCATTCATCAAGCGCAAGAAAGACCTGAAAAACGGCGAAGGCGCTTACCGTCGCCTCAACGAACAGGCCATGCGCCTGCTGACCAAGGACGGCATCCTGGTCAGTGCATCCTGCTCGATGCATCTGCCCGAAGACGATCTGCAGAATATCCTGCTGACCAGCGCCCGCCACCTGGACCGCAACATCCAACTGCTCGAACGCGGCGGCCAGGGCCCGGATCACCCGGTCCATCCGGCGATCCCGGAAACCCGCTACATCAAGAGCATCACCTGCCGCTTGCTGCCGAACAGCTAA
- a CDS encoding HDOD domain-containing protein produces MSQELSAEQIQDALQGISVPPQPQIMVDLQFEQYMPDPDLEVIAKLISQDPGLSGALLKLVNSPYYGLSNKIASIQRAVNLLGSRSIINLINAQSIKGEMSDDTIVTLNRFWDTAQDVAMTCLTLAKRIGSQAVDEAYALGLFHDCGVPLMLKRFPDYMGVLEDAYANASAEQRVVDTENQKFNTNHAVVGYYTAKSWRLPEHLSNAIANHHNALAVFSDDSARNSQLKNLLAILKMAEHICASYRVLGNQSVDHEWNTVGHLVLDYVGLSEYDFENLKQTIRELGSH; encoded by the coding sequence ATGTCCCAGGAACTCTCCGCCGAACAGATCCAGGATGCCCTGCAGGGCATCAGCGTACCGCCGCAGCCGCAGATCATGGTTGACCTGCAGTTCGAACAATACATGCCCGACCCTGACCTGGAAGTGATCGCCAAGCTGATCTCCCAGGACCCGGGCCTGTCCGGTGCGTTGCTCAAACTGGTCAACTCGCCGTACTACGGCCTGAGCAACAAGATTGCTTCGATCCAGCGCGCGGTGAACCTGCTCGGCAGTCGCTCGATCATCAACCTGATCAACGCCCAGTCGATCAAGGGCGAGATGAGCGATGACACCATCGTCACCCTCAACCGCTTCTGGGACACCGCCCAGGACGTGGCCATGACCTGCCTGACGCTGGCCAAGCGCATCGGCTCGCAGGCGGTGGACGAGGCCTATGCCCTGGGCCTGTTCCACGATTGCGGTGTGCCGTTGATGCTCAAGCGCTTCCCTGACTATATGGGTGTGCTCGAGGATGCCTACGCCAATGCCAGTGCTGAGCAGCGTGTGGTCGACACCGAGAACCAGAAGTTCAACACCAACCACGCGGTGGTCGGTTACTACACCGCCAAGTCCTGGCGCCTGCCGGAACACCTTAGCAACGCCATTGCCAACCATCACAACGCCCTGGCGGTGTTCAGCGATGACTCGGCGCGCAACAGCCAGCTGAAAAACCTCCTGGCGATCCTGAAGATGGCCGAGCACATCTGCGCCTCGTACCGTGTACTGGGCAACCAGAGCGTCGACCACGAATGGAATACCGTCGGGCACCTGGTACTCGATTATGTCGGCCTGTCCGAGTATGACTTCGAGAACCTCAAGCAGACCATTCGCGAACTGGGTAGCCACTGA
- the mutM gene encoding bifunctional DNA-formamidopyrimidine glycosylase/DNA-(apurinic or apyrimidinic site) lyase → MPELPEVETTRRGIAPYLEGQRVSRVIVRDRRLRWPIPEDLDIRLSGQRFVKIERRAKYLLLNAEVGTLISHLGMSGNLRLVEIGLPAAKHEHVDIELESGLALRYTDPRRFGAMLWSLDPLNHELLIKLGPEPLTDLFDGERLFQLSRGRSMAVKPFIMDNAVVVGVGNIYATEALFAAGIDPRREAGSISRARYLKLAIEIKRILACAIERGGTTLRDFIGGDGQPGYFQQELFVYGRGEEPCKVCGSILREVKLGQRASVFCLRCQK, encoded by the coding sequence ATGCCGGAATTGCCAGAAGTCGAAACCACCCGACGCGGTATCGCGCCGTACCTGGAAGGCCAGCGGGTCAGTCGGGTGATCGTGCGCGACCGGCGCTTGCGTTGGCCAATCCCGGAGGATCTCGACATTCGCCTGTCTGGGCAGCGCTTCGTCAAGATCGAGCGGCGGGCCAAGTACCTGCTGCTCAATGCCGAGGTCGGTACCCTGATCAGCCACCTGGGCATGTCCGGCAACCTGCGCCTGGTCGAGATCGGCTTGCCGGCGGCCAAGCATGAGCATGTGGACATTGAACTGGAGTCGGGGCTGGCCCTGCGTTACACCGACCCACGACGCTTCGGCGCGATGCTCTGGAGCCTCGATCCGCTCAATCATGAGCTGTTGATCAAGCTCGGCCCGGAACCGTTGACTGACCTGTTCGACGGCGAACGCCTGTTTCAGCTGTCACGTGGCCGCTCCATGGCGGTCAAACCGTTCATCATGGACAACGCGGTGGTGGTTGGGGTCGGCAACATCTATGCGACCGAGGCGTTGTTCGCTGCGGGCATCGATCCGCGTCGCGAGGCCGGGAGTATCTCGCGGGCGCGCTACCTGAAGCTTGCGATCGAGATCAAACGCATCCTGGCCTGCGCCATCGAGCGTGGCGGCACGACCTTGCGCGACTTTATCGGCGGCGACGGCCAGCCGGGCTACTTCCAGCAGGAGCTGTTTGTGTACGGGCGAGGGGAAGAGCCGTGCAAGGTCTGCGGCAGCATCCTGCGCGAGGTCAAGCTCGGCCAGCGAGCCAGCGTCTTCTGCCTGCGCTGCCAGAAGTGA